Proteins co-encoded in one Diaminobutyricimonas sp. LJ205 genomic window:
- the dxr gene encoding 1-deoxy-D-xylulose-5-phosphate reductoisomerase — protein MRRIIILGSTGSIGTQALDVIAANPDRFRVVGLTAGSNRDLVAEQAERFGVTETAFGADDAATLVRNVEADVVLNGITGSVGLAPTLAALETEAVLALANKESLIVGGDLVKQAARPGQIVPVDSEHSALAQALRSGTAAEVRRLVLTASGGPFRGRSRDSLKDVTPQQALAHPTWDMGLVITTNSSTLVNKGLEVIEAHLLFDVPYERIEVTVHPQSIVHSMVEFVDGSTIAQCSPPNMRLPISLGLDWPNRVPGVGAPLDWTTASQWTFEPLDGEAFPAVDLAKQVGSAGGTFPAVFNAANEQAVMAFHAGAIGYLDILDTVQEVIDRHQPGELSLDGVLAAERWARAEADQLIASR, from the coding sequence ATGCGACGCATCATCATCCTTGGTTCGACGGGCTCGATCGGCACGCAGGCGCTCGACGTCATCGCGGCGAACCCCGACCGCTTCCGAGTGGTCGGGCTCACCGCAGGCAGCAATCGCGACCTGGTCGCGGAGCAGGCCGAGCGATTCGGGGTCACCGAGACCGCTTTCGGGGCGGATGACGCGGCCACACTCGTGCGGAACGTCGAAGCCGACGTCGTGCTGAACGGCATCACCGGCTCGGTCGGGCTTGCCCCGACACTGGCCGCGTTGGAAACCGAAGCGGTGCTGGCGCTCGCCAACAAGGAGAGTCTGATCGTCGGCGGCGACCTGGTGAAACAGGCGGCGCGCCCGGGGCAGATCGTGCCGGTCGACTCCGAACATTCGGCGCTTGCGCAGGCGCTGCGCTCGGGGACGGCTGCCGAGGTCCGCAGACTGGTGCTCACGGCATCCGGTGGCCCGTTCCGCGGACGCAGCCGCGACTCGCTCAAGGACGTCACGCCGCAGCAGGCGCTCGCGCATCCGACCTGGGACATGGGCCTCGTGATCACCACCAACTCGTCGACCCTGGTGAACAAGGGCCTCGAGGTGATTGAGGCGCACCTGCTGTTCGATGTGCCATACGAGCGGATCGAGGTGACCGTTCACCCGCAGTCGATCGTGCACTCGATGGTCGAGTTCGTCGACGGGTCGACGATCGCGCAATGCTCGCCGCCGAACATGCGACTGCCGATCTCGCTCGGGCTGGACTGGCCGAACCGGGTGCCGGGCGTCGGCGCGCCGCTGGACTGGACCACGGCCAGCCAGTGGACGTTCGAACCGCTGGATGGCGAGGCGTTTCCCGCGGTTGACCTGGCCAAGCAGGTGGGTAGTGCGGGAGGCACCTTCCCCGCGGTGTTCAATGCCGCGAATGAGCAGGCCGTGATGGCGTTCCACGCCGGGGCGATTGGCTATCTCGACATCCTCGACACCGTGCAGGAAGTCATCGACCGGCACCAGCCGGGGGAGTTGAGCCTCGACGGCGTGCTCGCCGCCGAACGGTGGGCGCGGGCGGAAGCCGACCAGCTGATCGCCTCGCGCTAG
- a CDS encoding serine/threonine-protein kinase yields MTAQETEPEIGAHFADRYTVTDVIGRGGMASVYEADDEFLGRTVALKVFHTDVAEAADVQRQTDEIRLLAGLSHPCLVTVFDAVSEGDRIVLVMERVVGQDLRHRLAGGPRMDAEAVALLGADVADALAYVHGQNIIHRDVKPANILILDQWAATTGPRAKLADFGIAKIVDGSKLTSTGSVIGTANYLSPEQALGEPLSPATDVYSLGLVLLECLTGAQAFPGSGLESAAARVTRDPVVPDELGSGWMTLLTAMTTRQPALRPTAAEVAFMLRELAAAPLVDEELARTLAMPPVTAPTVQHPVATDQNTEPADTAPVNAEQSVSDPSTATPVPPARAGWRSGWPSGMVIAAAIALILVVAGIAINLGAPAADAGPDPVQYPAVEGNLGTHLEQLQRTVEP; encoded by the coding sequence GTGACTGCGCAAGAAACCGAACCCGAAATCGGGGCGCATTTCGCCGATCGATACACGGTCACTGACGTCATCGGACGCGGCGGAATGGCGTCCGTCTATGAGGCTGACGACGAGTTCCTCGGCCGCACAGTGGCACTCAAGGTGTTCCACACCGATGTCGCCGAGGCCGCCGACGTACAGCGGCAGACCGACGAGATCCGGCTGCTCGCCGGACTCAGCCACCCGTGCCTGGTCACCGTGTTCGACGCCGTCTCCGAGGGCGACCGCATCGTGCTCGTGATGGAACGTGTGGTCGGCCAGGACTTGCGCCACCGGCTGGCGGGCGGACCTCGGATGGATGCCGAGGCGGTCGCACTGCTCGGAGCCGACGTCGCCGACGCCCTCGCGTACGTGCATGGCCAGAACATCATTCACCGTGACGTGAAGCCGGCGAACATCCTGATCCTCGACCAATGGGCGGCGACGACCGGCCCGCGCGCCAAACTCGCCGACTTCGGAATCGCGAAGATTGTGGACGGTTCGAAACTGACGTCGACCGGCTCGGTGATCGGCACCGCCAATTACCTGAGCCCGGAGCAGGCGCTCGGCGAGCCGCTCTCCCCCGCGACCGACGTCTACTCACTCGGGCTGGTGCTGCTGGAATGTCTCACCGGTGCGCAGGCGTTCCCCGGCAGCGGCCTCGAGTCCGCAGCCGCCCGAGTCACCCGCGACCCGGTCGTCCCGGACGAACTCGGATCCGGTTGGATGACCTTGTTGACCGCGATGACCACCCGGCAGCCGGCGTTACGGCCGACCGCTGCCGAGGTTGCGTTCATGCTCCGGGAGCTGGCCGCCGCCCCGCTCGTGGACGAGGAACTCGCGAGGACGCTCGCGATGCCACCGGTGACGGCTCCGACCGTTCAGCACCCGGTGGCGACGGACCAGAACACGGAGCCAGCTGACACCGCCCCGGTGAACGCCGAGCAGTCCGTCAGCGACCCGTCCACGGCGACCCCGGTCCCCCCGGCGCGTGCCGGATGGCGCTCCGGTTGGCCCTCTGGAATGGTGATCGCCGCCGCGATCGCGCTGATCCTGGTGGTGGCCGGGATTGCGATCAACCTCGGCGCGCCGGCCGCGGATGCCGGACCCGATCCGGTGCAGTACCCCGCGGTGGAGGGCAACCTTGGCACCCACCTCGAACAGCTTCAAAGGACGGTGGAACCGTGA
- a CDS encoding RIP metalloprotease, giving the protein MDTVLLYIVGILIFVVGLALSIGLHEIGHLVPAKLFGVKVGQYMIGFGRTLWSRKRGETEYGIKAIPLGGYISMAGMYPPQKPGGKPRTASTGFFDTMVQDARTASAETITEGDEHRTFYKLPIWQRIIIMLGGPFMNLLIAVVLYSVLFMGFGINQPSTTLGNISECVLPAGSTATSCSADDPAAPGAEAGLEPGDKLIAIDEVPVENWAQASGIIRDNPSRTISFVVERDGQTITLPVTPLLTERQVFDDRNQPVTDASGDPVTREVGFVGIGPAYETVQQPPSAVLPAVGDNIVQVGNIILNLPQRLIDIAAAAFGPEERDPNGPMSVVGVGRLTGEIASIDAPIADRAASIVGVMASLNVALFVFNLIPLMPLDGGHVLGALWEGIRRAFAKLFRRPDPGPIDTAKLVPITLAVAVILGGMSALLIYADIVKPISIL; this is encoded by the coding sequence GTGGACACCGTGCTGCTCTATATCGTGGGCATCCTGATCTTTGTGGTCGGGCTCGCGCTCTCGATCGGGCTGCACGAGATCGGCCACCTGGTGCCCGCGAAACTGTTCGGCGTCAAGGTCGGCCAGTACATGATCGGCTTCGGCCGGACGCTCTGGTCCAGGAAGCGTGGCGAGACCGAGTACGGCATCAAGGCCATCCCGCTCGGCGGCTACATCTCGATGGCAGGCATGTACCCGCCGCAGAAGCCCGGCGGCAAGCCGCGGACCGCGAGCACTGGTTTCTTCGACACCATGGTGCAGGATGCTCGCACCGCCTCGGCCGAAACGATCACCGAGGGTGACGAGCACCGGACGTTCTACAAACTGCCGATCTGGCAGCGCATCATCATCATGCTCGGCGGGCCGTTCATGAACCTGCTGATCGCGGTGGTGCTGTACAGCGTGCTGTTCATGGGGTTCGGCATCAACCAGCCCTCGACCACGCTGGGCAACATCTCCGAGTGTGTGCTGCCCGCCGGTTCCACGGCCACCTCCTGCTCAGCCGACGACCCGGCCGCACCGGGGGCAGAGGCGGGCCTTGAACCGGGTGACAAGCTCATCGCGATCGACGAGGTCCCGGTGGAGAACTGGGCGCAGGCCAGCGGCATCATCCGCGACAACCCCAGCCGCACGATCAGCTTCGTCGTCGAACGCGACGGGCAGACGATCACGCTGCCGGTCACCCCACTGCTCACCGAACGGCAGGTCTTCGATGACCGGAACCAGCCGGTCACGGATGCCTCGGGCGACCCGGTCACCCGGGAGGTCGGCTTCGTCGGCATCGGCCCCGCCTATGAAACCGTGCAGCAGCCGCCGAGTGCCGTGCTGCCAGCGGTCGGCGACAACATCGTCCAGGTCGGCAACATCATCCTGAACCTTCCGCAGCGCCTGATCGACATCGCGGCGGCAGCGTTCGGCCCCGAGGAGCGCGACCCGAACGGCCCGATGAGCGTCGTCGGCGTTGGCCGGCTCACCGGTGAGATCGCGTCCATCGACGCACCGATTGCGGACCGCGCCGCCTCCATCGTCGGAGTCATGGCGTCGCTGAACGTCGCCCTGTTCGTGTTCAACCTGATCCCACTCATGCCGTTGGACGGCGGCCACGTGCTCGGCGCCCTCTGGGAAGGCATCCGGCGCGCCTTCGCGAAGCTGTTCCGGCGGCCGGATCCGGGTCCGATCGACACCGCGAAGCTCGTACCGATCACGCTTGCGGTTGCAGTGATTCTCGGCGGCATGAGCGCGCTGCTCATCTACGCCGACATCGTGAAGCCGATCTCAATCCTGTAA
- a CDS encoding acetyl-CoA C-acetyltransferase, with amino-acid sequence MSTDVVILSAVRTPLGKVRGQLAPLSAVELGAIAIRAAVERSGVAPEAVDAVIMGQVLQAGAGQNPSRQAAVKAGLGWDIPSTTTNRVCLSGLSAVIDAARLIRAGEANVVVAGGQESMTNAPHLLQGSRLGWAYGTISALDHAAHDGLTDAYDGISMGASTEQHVGKLGLSREEQDEIAAWSHQRAAAAQSAGVFDKEIVPVEIKGRKGTVTLTADEGVRPESTVETLGGLRPAFADDGTITAGNSSPLSDGAGALVVASREYAEANGLSWLAVIGTSGQTAGPDNSLHSQPSRAINTALKKAGWQASDLDFVEINEAFAAVSLQSTRDLGLSSDVVNIHGGAIAIGHPIGASGARLVAHAAHELARRGSGKAAVSLCGGGGQGDALLLYVE; translated from the coding sequence ATGTCCACTGATGTTGTCATTCTCTCGGCTGTTCGCACGCCGCTCGGCAAGGTCCGCGGGCAGCTCGCACCGCTGTCGGCCGTCGAGCTCGGCGCAATCGCGATCCGCGCCGCAGTAGAACGCTCGGGTGTCGCCCCCGAAGCGGTCGACGCCGTGATCATGGGCCAGGTGCTGCAGGCGGGCGCCGGCCAGAACCCTTCCCGTCAGGCTGCGGTCAAGGCGGGTCTCGGCTGGGACATCCCCTCGACCACCACGAACCGGGTGTGCCTGTCCGGCCTGTCCGCGGTGATCGACGCGGCTCGGCTGATCCGCGCCGGTGAGGCGAACGTCGTCGTGGCCGGTGGCCAGGAGTCGATGACCAATGCGCCGCACCTGCTGCAGGGCTCCCGGCTCGGCTGGGCGTACGGCACCATTTCGGCCCTCGACCACGCCGCACACGATGGACTGACGGATGCCTACGACGGCATTTCGATGGGAGCCTCCACCGAGCAGCACGTGGGAAAGCTCGGCCTGAGCCGTGAGGAGCAGGACGAGATCGCCGCCTGGTCGCACCAGCGTGCGGCGGCTGCGCAGTCCGCCGGAGTCTTCGACAAGGAGATCGTGCCGGTCGAGATCAAGGGCCGCAAGGGCACCGTGACGCTCACCGCCGACGAGGGCGTTCGCCCCGAGAGCACGGTCGAGACCCTGGGCGGGCTGCGTCCGGCGTTCGCCGATGACGGCACCATCACGGCAGGAAACTCTTCTCCGCTCAGTGACGGCGCCGGAGCCCTCGTGGTTGCCAGCCGTGAGTACGCGGAGGCGAACGGCCTGAGCTGGCTCGCCGTGATCGGCACCTCGGGGCAGACCGCCGGGCCGGACAACTCGCTGCACTCGCAGCCGTCGCGGGCAATCAACACCGCGCTGAAGAAGGCCGGCTGGCAGGCATCCGACCTCGACTTCGTCGAGATCAACGAGGCGTTCGCTGCGGTGTCGCTGCAGTCCACCCGCGACCTGGGCCTGTCGAGCGACGTCGTGAACATCCACGGCGGGGCGATCGCGATCGGCCACCCGATCGGTGCATCCGGAGCCCGTCTGGTCGCACACGCCGCCCACGAACTCGCCCGGCGCGGCAGCGGCAAGGCCGCGGTCTCGCTCTGCGGCGGTGGGGGTCAGGGCGACGCGCTCCTCCTCTACGTGGAGTAG
- a CDS encoding substrate-binding domain-containing protein produces MRATKKYLVPALIATVGLALAGCAPTTATEDPGTGEDLAPVAVSVITSQTGPLAAYGEAYIAAFEAGIDYATDGTGEAGGREIDIDFVDDAGDADTAVGLARDAIGNGVKILAGTASSGIALALAEQAAQNQVLYISGPAAADAVTGVNEYTFRSGRQTYQDVATAGTFIGDPAGKKVVVFAQNNAFGQGNGAGVSAVLGAKGAEVVPILVPEDATEFTPFAQQIADAAPDLVFVAWAGATSGAMWQALDQQGIFDVAPVVTGLGDVATYGAYAAAGEKISFLNHYHGGAADNEVEAAMIEHLEANGHKADLFSPDGFNAALMIVQAIEEGGGDDVDKMIESLEGWSFEGPKGTMTIRAEDHAMLQNMYQARLTQNGGEWVPELIEVIDADDVAPPVAAAK; encoded by the coding sequence ATGCGGGCTACAAAGAAGTACCTGGTGCCGGCGCTCATCGCGACCGTCGGCCTCGCCCTGGCCGGATGTGCTCCGACCACGGCGACCGAGGACCCCGGCACCGGCGAAGACCTCGCCCCCGTGGCGGTTTCCGTCATCACCTCGCAGACCGGACCGCTCGCCGCATACGGCGAGGCGTACATCGCCGCATTCGAGGCCGGCATCGACTATGCCACGGACGGCACCGGCGAGGCCGGCGGCCGTGAGATCGACATCGACTTCGTCGATGACGCCGGCGACGCCGACACCGCAGTGGGTCTCGCCCGCGACGCCATCGGCAACGGTGTGAAGATCCTTGCCGGTACCGCCTCGTCGGGCATCGCCCTGGCGCTCGCCGAGCAGGCAGCGCAGAACCAGGTGCTCTACATCTCCGGCCCGGCCGCGGCCGACGCCGTCACCGGCGTCAACGAGTACACCTTCCGTTCCGGACGCCAGACCTATCAGGATGTCGCGACCGCCGGTACCTTCATCGGCGACCCGGCAGGCAAGAAGGTTGTCGTCTTCGCGCAGAACAACGCGTTCGGCCAGGGCAACGGCGCCGGTGTGAGCGCCGTGCTCGGAGCCAAGGGCGCCGAGGTCGTGCCGATCCTGGTCCCCGAGGACGCCACCGAGTTCACCCCGTTCGCGCAGCAGATCGCCGACGCCGCCCCGGACCTCGTCTTCGTGGCCTGGGCAGGAGCAACCTCGGGCGCGATGTGGCAGGCGCTCGACCAGCAGGGCATCTTTGACGTTGCCCCGGTCGTCACCGGCCTCGGCGACGTCGCCACCTATGGCGCCTACGCCGCAGCCGGCGAGAAGATCAGCTTCCTGAACCACTACCACGGCGGTGCCGCCGACAACGAGGTTGAGGCCGCGATGATCGAGCACCTCGAGGCCAATGGCCACAAGGCCGACCTGTTCTCGCCCGATGGCTTCAACGCCGCACTGATGATCGTGCAGGCGATCGAAGAGGGCGGCGGAGACGACGTCGACAAGATGATCGAGTCGCTCGAGGGCTGGAGCTTCGAAGGCCCGAAGGGCACCATGACCATCCGTGCCGAGGACCACGCCATGCTGCAGAACATGTACCAGGCGCGTCTCACCCAGAACGGTGGCGAATGGGTCCCCGAGCTGATCGAGGTCATCGACGCCGACGACGTCGCGCCGCCGGTCGCCGCAGCCAAGTAA
- a CDS encoding ABC transporter ATP-binding protein — protein MTHQPVLAVEHLGLQIGGARIIDDVSLEIPAGEMLGVIGPNGAGKTTLFNLISGVLTPTEGSVLLEGRNVTADPIHRRARAGLGRTFQTSSLFTALTAFENVRLAAQAAASGAISLLQFPRPTDDSSRIARERLDEVGLSHHAETAAGVLSHGDKRKLEIAMLLAVEPRVILLDEPMAGVGSADVPGLSEVIRQVHNSGRTVLMVEHHMDVVLGLVDRVAVMHHGQLLAVDTPAAVMANPTVQSAYLGETV, from the coding sequence ATGACCCACCAGCCCGTGCTCGCCGTCGAGCACCTCGGCCTGCAGATCGGTGGCGCACGCATCATCGATGACGTGTCGCTCGAGATCCCCGCAGGCGAGATGCTCGGCGTGATCGGCCCCAATGGGGCAGGCAAGACGACCCTGTTCAACCTCATCTCCGGAGTGCTGACCCCCACCGAGGGATCGGTGCTCCTTGAGGGCAGGAACGTCACCGCCGACCCGATCCATCGGCGGGCACGGGCTGGACTCGGTCGAACCTTCCAGACTTCCAGCCTGTTCACGGCGCTCACCGCGTTCGAGAACGTGCGCCTCGCCGCGCAAGCAGCGGCATCCGGAGCGATTTCGTTGCTCCAGTTCCCGCGACCGACCGACGATTCCAGCCGCATCGCTCGCGAGCGCCTCGATGAGGTGGGGCTGTCTCATCACGCAGAGACCGCCGCCGGCGTGCTGTCCCACGGTGACAAGCGCAAGCTCGAGATCGCCATGCTGCTCGCAGTGGAACCCCGCGTCATCCTGCTTGATGAGCCGATGGCGGGCGTCGGGTCTGCGGATGTCCCGGGCCTCAGCGAGGTGATCAGGCAGGTGCACAATTCAGGTCGCACGGTGCTGATGGTCGAACACCACATGGATGTCGTGCTGGGGCTCGTCGACCGGGTCGCCGTCATGCACCACGGGCAGTTGCTCGCGGTGGACACGCCGGCCGCAGTGATGGCCAACCCCACCGTCCAGAGCGCCTACCTCGGGGAGACCGTATGA
- a CDS encoding ABC transporter ATP-binding protein produces MTEIILRVDALNARVAGQQVVESVGFEVPATGVTALLGRNGVGKTSTIKAILGLIERRGTVEFAGVRIDNLPTHKIVQRGIGYVPEDREVFGKLTVAENLRLAERDATPNRAMVEELFPDLTARAGQQAGTLSGGQQQMVSLARALLNKNRLLLVDEPTKGLAPKIVLEVGAALQRAAATVPILLVEQNLQVVRQLADTVVVLEGGRVVHTGSAQELLDDDALTTRLLGVHGASEDDLATKETGL; encoded by the coding sequence ATGACCGAGATCATCCTGCGCGTGGACGCGCTGAACGCCCGCGTCGCCGGGCAACAGGTCGTCGAGAGCGTCGGCTTCGAGGTGCCGGCCACCGGCGTCACCGCGCTGCTCGGCCGGAACGGCGTCGGCAAGACGTCGACGATCAAGGCCATCCTCGGACTGATCGAGCGCCGCGGCACTGTCGAGTTCGCCGGAGTCCGCATCGACAACCTGCCAACCCACAAGATCGTGCAGCGCGGGATCGGCTACGTGCCCGAGGACCGTGAGGTATTCGGAAAGCTCACTGTCGCCGAGAACCTGCGACTGGCCGAGCGGGATGCCACCCCGAACCGTGCCATGGTCGAAGAGCTCTTCCCCGACCTCACTGCCCGCGCCGGTCAGCAGGCCGGGACCCTGTCCGGTGGACAGCAGCAGATGGTGTCGCTCGCACGCGCGCTGCTCAACAAGAACCGCCTGCTGCTGGTTGATGAGCCGACGAAGGGCCTCGCGCCCAAGATCGTGCTGGAAGTCGGCGCCGCGCTACAGCGTGCCGCCGCAACCGTGCCGATCCTGCTCGTCGAACAGAACCTGCAGGTCGTCCGCCAACTCGCGGACACCGTCGTCGTGCTCGAGGGCGGGCGTGTGGTGCACACCGGCTCCGCACAGGAGCTGCTCGATGACGATGCCCTGACCACTCGTCTGCTCGGCGTCCACGGCGCCAGCGAAGACGACCTCGCTACCAAGGAGACCGGCCTGTGA
- a CDS encoding branched-chain amino acid ABC transporter permease, whose amino-acid sequence MSTVVLLLITGLGLGALYFLVASGLSLIYGLMGVLNFAHGSFLTLGAFAGFEIARRMETNSWGTFALSVLVGAVVGALIAAATELLLIRRLYLRHIEQVLVTVGLGLATVALFEGIWGVDPIVIGGPAWFEQTTQVLGANIPNDRFVLIAAAVLVLLAIVLFLKFTRYGLVIRAGVENRSMVTALGIDVRRAFTLVFAIGGAAAGIGGVLASHYFGYVSPHIGISLLIFAFIVTVIGGLGSLAGAAIASVVVAVLQQFANFYWNSGDLVVVLLLAAVLLVRPAGLLGSKA is encoded by the coding sequence GTGAGCACCGTCGTCCTGCTGCTGATCACCGGGCTCGGCCTCGGCGCACTGTACTTCCTCGTCGCCAGCGGACTCTCGCTGATCTATGGGCTGATGGGCGTGCTGAACTTCGCCCACGGGTCCTTCCTCACCCTGGGCGCCTTCGCCGGCTTCGAGATCGCCCGGCGGATGGAGACCAACAGTTGGGGCACCTTCGCCCTCTCGGTCCTGGTCGGCGCCGTCGTCGGCGCGTTGATCGCCGCGGCCACTGAGCTGCTGCTGATCCGACGGCTGTATCTGCGGCATATCGAACAAGTGCTCGTCACCGTCGGGCTGGGCCTTGCCACGGTTGCCTTGTTCGAGGGGATCTGGGGCGTCGACCCGATCGTCATCGGCGGACCGGCCTGGTTCGAGCAGACCACCCAGGTGCTGGGTGCCAACATCCCGAACGACCGCTTCGTGCTGATCGCCGCCGCGGTGCTCGTGTTGCTGGCGATCGTGCTCTTCCTGAAGTTCACCCGATACGGGCTGGTCATCCGCGCCGGTGTCGAGAACCGGTCCATGGTCACCGCGCTCGGCATCGACGTGCGACGAGCGTTCACCCTGGTCTTCGCGATCGGCGGCGCCGCCGCGGGCATCGGAGGAGTGCTCGCCTCGCACTACTTCGGCTACGTGTCACCACACATCGGCATCTCACTGCTGATCTTCGCCTTCATCGTCACAGTGATCGGCGGGCTGGGCTCGCTCGCCGGTGCGGCGATCGCATCGGTCGTGGTCGCGGTGCTGCAGCAGTTCGCCAACTTCTACTGGAACAGCGGCGACCTGGTCGTGGTGCTGCTGCTGGCGGCGGTGCTGCTGGTTCGCCCGGCCGGACTTCTCGGGAGCAAGGCATGA
- a CDS encoding branched-chain amino acid ABC transporter permease, with amino-acid sequence MTLTDTRPSTLRRLQPWIIGVGLVVVFAILPLLNISIPGVLPGPTYTPGTLQLLALAMIFSSLALSYHVIFGVAGLLSFGHALYFAIGAYGLGLVMRHTDLPLLAGMGLVLVATLVIAYLLGALSLRVSGIAFAMVTLAFAQAGSVWVRRTPEVTGGEEGLSLATENVPDFLIGVLNTRNMYWIALALVVVVFLFVTWFEHSRAGRVAVAVRENELRVSVLGLKPFSVKHIAVVLASTLAAVVGMVYLLLQSGANPGNASTDFTLTILVIVVLGGVGSRWGAVVGGIVYTLLDQRLTALASSDAIDALPDVLRIPLSEPLFILGTLFILVVLFLPGGLAGIARRFRRTSRPTRVGLESRDEAAL; translated from the coding sequence ATGACGTTGACAGACACCCGCCCCAGCACACTGAGGCGCCTGCAGCCGTGGATCATCGGCGTCGGCCTCGTCGTCGTGTTCGCGATCCTGCCGCTGCTGAACATCTCCATTCCTGGCGTGCTGCCCGGCCCGACTTACACGCCGGGGACTCTGCAGCTGCTCGCGCTGGCGATGATCTTCTCGTCGCTCGCGCTCAGCTATCACGTGATCTTCGGCGTCGCCGGACTGCTCTCGTTCGGCCACGCGCTGTACTTCGCGATCGGCGCCTACGGCCTCGGCTTGGTGATGCGCCACACCGACCTGCCGTTACTGGCCGGCATGGGACTCGTGTTGGTGGCCACCCTGGTCATCGCCTACCTGCTCGGAGCGCTCAGCTTGCGCGTCTCGGGCATCGCGTTCGCCATGGTCACCCTCGCCTTCGCGCAGGCCGGCTCGGTGTGGGTCCGCCGCACCCCGGAGGTCACCGGCGGTGAGGAAGGCCTGTCACTGGCAACCGAGAATGTTCCCGATTTCCTGATCGGTGTGTTGAACACCCGCAACATGTACTGGATCGCGCTCGCGCTGGTGGTTGTCGTGTTCCTGTTCGTCACCTGGTTCGAACACTCGAGGGCCGGCCGCGTTGCCGTCGCCGTGCGCGAGAACGAACTGCGGGTGAGCGTGCTCGGGCTGAAGCCCTTCTCGGTGAAACACATCGCCGTGGTGCTCGCCTCGACCCTGGCCGCGGTGGTCGGCATGGTGTACCTGCTGCTGCAGAGCGGCGCGAACCCAGGCAACGCCTCGACGGACTTCACGCTGACGATCCTCGTCATCGTCGTCCTCGGCGGGGTCGGCTCGCGGTGGGGTGCGGTCGTCGGCGGCATCGTTTACACACTGCTGGATCAGCGGCTGACCGCGCTCGCGTCATCCGATGCCATCGACGCGCTGCCCGACGTGCTGCGCATTCCGCTCTCGGAACCGCTGTTCATCCTCGGCACCCTGTTTATTCTTGTGGTGCTCTTCCTCCCCGGAGGATTGGCCGGGATCGCCCGAAGGTTCCGGCGCACCAGCCGTCCGACGCGGGTCGGCCTGGAGAGCAGGGACGAGGCGGCATTGTGA